The Desulfobacterales bacterium DNA segment GGGTGATACCATCCGTTACGAAATCAGCATTTCAAAATTCATCCGCCAGGGCGATACCTATATGTTCTTTTTCAATTATGAAGGCCGTATCGGCAATGAACCCCTGATCACGATGACCGACGGCTGCGCCGGTTTTTTTACGGAAGAAGAGGTGCAAAACTCCGGCGGAATTATCCTCACCGCGGAAGATACCTGCCCGCTTGACGGGAAAAAACCCGGCGACTGGACCCAGCTGGTTCCCGTTGCGGCCGAAAGTTACGATGACCGGGCGATTGAGGCCCTTCGCGAGGGAAACCCGGCCGCATGCTTCGGCCCTGATTTTGACGGCATCCGGCTGCCCGAATCGATCAAACTTCCCGGCGGGCGCATGCACCTGGTCGACCGGGTGCTGAGCATCGATCCTGCGGGCGGCAGATACGGCATCGGCCAGATTCGGGCGCAGGCCGATATCCATCCGGACGACTGGTTCCTGACCTGCCATTTTGTCGATGACAAGGTCATGCCCGGCACGCTCATGTATGAATGCTGCTGTCATACCCTTCGGATTTTCCTGCAACGGATCGGCTGGATCAGCGAAACCCCGGGCGTCTGTTACGAGCCGATGACCGGCAATGAAAGCGTCCTCAAATGCCGGGGTCCGGTGACCCCGAAAACCCGTCATGTCATCTATGAAGTGGATCTCAAAGAAATCGGCTACGGGCCGGAGCCCTATGCCATCGCCGATGCCAACATGTATGCGGACGGGGATCACATCGTCCTGTTCAAAGGCATGTCTCTTAAAATGACGGGTGCCTCCCGGCAGGACATTGAATTGTTCTGGAAAAGCAGGGGCCGCAGCCATGCCCGTTCTCCGGAAGTCACCGCTCCCCTGTTTGACCGCCGGCACATTCTGGCCTTTGCCACGGGAAACCCCTCCGAGGCATTCGGAGAGCTGTATCAGGCGTTTGATTCGCAGCGGTTTATCGCCAGGCTTCCGGCCCCACCGTATTCGTTCATAGACCGGATCACGCATATCGAACCATCGCCGTGGTCGATGAAACCGGATGGCTGGGTCGAAGCCGAATACGATGTGCCCGAAGATGCCTGGTATTTCAAGGCAGATCGATCCGGTACCATGCCGTTTTGCGTCCTCATGGAGTGCGCGCTTCAAACCTGCGGATGGCTTGCCGCCTACGCGGGCTCTGCCCTGACCAGCCAAAAGGATCTCAAATTCAGGAACCTGGACGGAACCGGCGTGCTGCACCACGACATTTTTCCGGATACCGGACGGCTGACGCTGCGATGCCGCATGACGCAGGTATCCTCTGCCGCGGACATGATTATCCAGAAATATGAGATGCAGATTCTGGCGCACGGCCATCTTTTTTACGAGGCTGACACCTCGTTCGGCTTTTTTACCGTTGAATCATTGCATCAGCAGGTGGGCATACTCGATACGGATTCAGGCACATACCAGCCCTCTGCGGCAGAGATGAAACAAAACCGGCCGTTCAGCATCAAAAAAGATCGTCCCCAGTTCCCGGATGATCCCGAAAGCAGCCCGGCACCTTCTCTGGCCCTGCCGTCAAAAGCACTTCTCATGCTCGATCGAATTGACGCGTTTATACCGGACGGCGGGCCATCAGGACTGGGGTATATTAAAGGGTCAAAGGTCGTTGACCCGGACGAGTGGTTTTTCAGGGCCCATTTTTTTCAGGACCCGGTTTGCCCCGGTTCTCTGGGTATTGAATCGTTTCTGCAGCTGATCAAATTTGCGGCTGTGGACCGATGGGGCCATCTGTCTGAAACGCACCGGTTCGAACACATGCCATCGGTGTCTCACACCTGGAAATACCGGGGGCAGATCATCCCGGACAACCAGCGCATCGACGTTGAGGCAGTCATCACCCACATCGAAAATGAACCGGTTCCGACCATCCTGGCAAATGGACTCTTGAAAGTTGACGGACTTTGCATATATAAACTGGAACAGTTCGGATTACGGCTGGTGCCGGGGGAAAAGAACAAACGCCCTGCCGGGCGGACTTAGGAGCGCTATCGCTTGAGGAGCACTTCGTTTGAGGCAGGAAAAAGAAACAAAAAGTAAATAATGATGATCGCGTAAAAAGTACCCGCATCCGTCATTCCCGCGGGGCGGGAATCCGGAACATGGTGAAAGGGCTGAATATGACTTTTTACAAGGCCGTCAATAATAACCAATAACTGATCTAAATAGCTGATATGCGGTATTCTAAAGTATACGTTGATTCATTTGGTTACGAACTTCCTTCAAATGTGGTGACTTCCGATGATCTCGAGAAGCGGCTGGAGCCGCTGTATAACGCTCTGCACTTAAAAAAAGGTCAACTGGAGGCGTTAACCGGCATCTATGAGCGCCGTTTCTGGGATCCGGGTTGCCGGATGTATGAAGGCGCCATCAAGGCCGGTCAGAAGGCGCTGGAAAACAGCCGGGTGGCTCCTGAACAGATCGGAATGATCATTTATGGCGGGGTCTGCAGAGACAATCTCGAACCAGCGACGGCATGTGCCGTGGCAGACGCCCTGAAACTGGGTCCGAATGCTCAGATCTATGATGTGACCAATGCCTGTCTGGGGGTTCTCAACGGAATGGTCCAGGTGGCCAACGCCATTGAGCTGGGCCAGATCCGGGCCGGGATGGTGGTCTCCTGCGAATCTTCCCGCGAAATCATGGACACGACCATCAACCGGCTCCTGTCCAATCCGGATATGGACACCTTCAAGCAGACCGTGGCCACCCTGACCGGTGGCTCCGGGGCCGTAGCTGTGGTGATGTGCGACAAAAGGCTGTCCGAGGACGGTCATCAGCTGCTGGGCGGCACCGCCAGGAATGCCTCCCGATTTCACCGGCTGTGTCTGTGGGGACCTAATACCGGCATGCCGACAACCATAGAGCATGTCATGCGTACCGATTCGATCGGCGTACTGCAAAACGGCGTGGCCCTCGGCATTGACACATTCAACGCCTTTAAAAAACACCTGGCCCTGTCCGATGACAAACCGGACAAGATCATATGCCATCAGGTCGGGGCCACGCATCAGAAAACCATACTGGATTCTCTCGGCATCGGTACGGAAAAGGATTTTACCACATTTTCTTATCTGGGCAATATCGGTACGGTTTCACTTCCCATTACAGCGGCTATTGCCGATGAACGCGAATTTCTTCTGCCCGGCGATCTGGTGGGATTTCTTGGAATCGGCAGTGGACTCAACTGCCTCATGCTGGGTTTAAGGTGGTAAACTGCGGTGACGTTATTTAAAAACAGATTAAAAATCAGGCCCGTCGATACCTCCGGATTTTGTCATCTGTATCCGTTTAAATCCAGATACATGAAGATCAACGGGCTCAACTGCCATTACCTGGATGAAGGCAGCGGTGACCCGGTGGTAATGGTACACGGCAACCCGACCTGGTCATTTTATTTCAGAAGGCTCATCAGCGACCTGTCGCCAGACTGCCGCTGCATTGTGCCGGATCATATCGGATGCGGGCTGTCGGACAAACCCGATACCAGCGGTTATGATTACCGCCTGAGCAGCCGGATCCATGATCTCGAAACGCTGCTGGATCATCTTGGGGTCAACCGCCGCATCACATTGATTGTCCATGACTGGGGCGGAATGATTGGTACGGCCTTTGCCGTAAAGTATCCGGAACGGATCAGCCGGATGGTGATACTGAACACCGCGGCCTTTTTCCCCCCCGGAGACAAGCCCATTCCCATGAGACTGCGGATGCTTCGAAATCTTCCCCTGCCCGCCACAGTGGCAGTTCTCGGCTTAAACCTGTTTGCCTTAAGCGCCCTGTTCATGGCCACAACCCGACGGCTTCCAAGAGCGGTCAAATCCGGCCTTGTTGCTCCGTACAACTGCTGGAAGAATCGAATAGCCACGTTGAAATTCGTTCAGGATATTCCTCTGACAGAACATGACCCGGGTTACGATCTTGTCCGTCATGTCAGCGGCCATCTGGATCGGCTGGCCCGCATCCCGAAGCTGATCTGCTGGGGAGAAAAGGATTTCGTGTTTGACATGGATTATCTGGCGCAGTGGAAGCGCTTTTTCCCGGATGCCGAGGTATGCAGTTTTCCGGATGCCGGACATTATGTACTGGAAGATGCGCCTGAAAGGGTCAGCTCAGCGGTCAGAAATTTTCTGGCTCTCCACCCGATCTGAACATCACGGCCGGTCCGATCCAGTCTGCAGCCGGTTCTCATACAACCCCAGCGTTGCATAAACAAGATGGTGGAAAATATCACAAACTGATAATTACAAAAAGATGGAAAACCAATTGTGCAGTATCTGAATTTCCCGAAGGTCGAAGTCAACAAAATTTATGAAAATCATTTTTTTTGTGTGTGCAACGCTGGGGCACCTTTTCCAAATGGAATCGATCAGCCATGAACAACAAGGGCATATCGGTTTTAAAACTGATCCTGGTCATCCTGATTTTGCTGGCCCTGGCCGGAGGCGCCTTCTGGGGATATCAGAAGGCGATGAATCCGAGCCTCAAACGGGTGCCGCTGTCCAATGTGTCCCTGAAGGATGAAATCGTCGGATTTACATTTGATATGCTTCCGGGGCTCTACCAACGCCTGGTCAGTCTGGATCGGGAAATCAGCCTGATCGATCAGGAAATCAACCGGCTGGAAAAAATGGGTGCCGAATTTCCGCGGCAGAAAAATATCATCACCACTGAAAAATCGACATGGTCCGGCATCCGTAAAGATCTGATCCGGTTTGACTCCGATTTTGAAAAACAGCTTGAGACCTTATATGTTGCGTACATGGTAAACAGAGACAGGGGGGCTTCTCAAATGGAGCAGGAAAAGCGTCAGATGATCGAATCTGCGGACAAGGCGCTGGCTTC contains these protein-coding regions:
- a CDS encoding 3-oxoacyl-ACP synthase III, yielding MRYSKVYVDSFGYELPSNVVTSDDLEKRLEPLYNALHLKKGQLEALTGIYERRFWDPGCRMYEGAIKAGQKALENSRVAPEQIGMIIYGGVCRDNLEPATACAVADALKLGPNAQIYDVTNACLGVLNGMVQVANAIELGQIRAGMVVSCESSREIMDTTINRLLSNPDMDTFKQTVATLTGGSGAVAVVMCDKRLSEDGHQLLGGTARNASRFHRLCLWGPNTGMPTTIEHVMRTDSIGVLQNGVALGIDTFNAFKKHLALSDDKPDKIICHQVGATHQKTILDSLGIGTEKDFTTFSYLGNIGTVSLPITAAIADEREFLLPGDLVGFLGIGSGLNCLMLGLRW
- a CDS encoding alpha/beta fold hydrolase — its product is MTLFKNRLKIRPVDTSGFCHLYPFKSRYMKINGLNCHYLDEGSGDPVVMVHGNPTWSFYFRRLISDLSPDCRCIVPDHIGCGLSDKPDTSGYDYRLSSRIHDLETLLDHLGVNRRITLIVHDWGGMIGTAFAVKYPERISRMVILNTAAFFPPGDKPIPMRLRMLRNLPLPATVAVLGLNLFALSALFMATTRRLPRAVKSGLVAPYNCWKNRIATLKFVQDIPLTEHDPGYDLVRHVSGHLDRLARIPKLICWGEKDFVFDMDYLAQWKRFFPDAEVCSFPDAGHYVLEDAPERVSSAVRNFLALHPI